A genome region from Gadus chalcogrammus isolate NIFS_2021 chromosome 5, NIFS_Gcha_1.0, whole genome shotgun sequence includes the following:
- the plk4 gene encoding serine/threonine-protein kinase PLK4: MSVSIGVRIEDFTVLTLLGKGSFACVYRAKSKNTGVDVAIKMIDKKAMHKASMVQRVTNEVEIHCRLKHPSILELYNYFEDSNYVYLVLEMCHNGEMGRHLKDRKAPFSEEEARHFMHQIVKGMLYLHTHGIMHRDLTMSNLLLTSSMNIKIADFGLATQLKLPTEKHFTMCGTPNYISPEVATRSAHGLECDVWSLGCMFYAFLTGRPPFDTDTVKHTLSKVVLGEYHMPGHMTPEAQDLIRQMLQRDPAQRPSLSTVLDHPFMTQSLLARTKELGLGDPGSMDSGIATISTACTSSSTSGGSGGSNRLQLRVRRAMGSALPNRMTPIPTPPPPHHPGGGGSGCYEDDESWLDQRSEVAPRPGRGRVFVGGDDGPPHSRYLRRAHSSDRAPCAAPGRSRAELERCHSEENLRAAFPATSAPQGFTEHARLPSPPIKQPASSGCLRPKQSGNPPGNRQLQDSGVYSNWFNKEGSGLRPADSSAHSSGGSFHSGREPLGVHNSWPDPHHHHHHHQQQQQQRERPLSPHYHLQQSSYPPDPEDYRENIPGAPEFQPPGGREPKPTQSLTSTGGQTRDKKTLRDVLPPLCASRLKPIRQKTKNAVVSILETGDVCLELIKGQGSQERVKDVLRISCDGSMVTIYQPNDGKGLPVSDRPPAPPEDILICSYEDLPEKYWKKYQYASKFVQLVKSKTPKVSLYTKYAKCMLMENSPSADLEVCFYDGAKTHKTSELVRVVERSGKACTVKGEAGLGGLSPEGRRYVELSDAGHAMCLALEAAVAAEESRSLRNTAYFPITIGRRPADTDSALQPSQPTPADVASPPAPRITPSMISYDGSDFTSASLSKKCSPRGRDPAHCEGKVLKSVFVPNIGWASQLTGGEVWVQFNDGSQLVVQAGVSCIAYTSPEGHSIRYKENERLPEHVKEKLHCLSNILGLLANPAIQRPHQPH, from the exons ATGAGTGTTTCAATCGGCGTCAGAATCGAG GATTTTACGGTCCTCACCCTTCTTGGCAAGGGCtcgtttgcatgtgtttatcgGGCAAAGTCGAAAAATACCGGTGTGGATGTTGCAATAAAAATG ATTGACAAGAAGGCCATGCACAAAGCTAGCATGGTCCAACGTGTAACCAACGAGGTGGAGATTCACTGTCGGTTGAAGCACCCTTCCATCCTTGAG CTCTACAACTACTTTGAGGACAGCAACTACGTGTACCTGGTGTTGGAGATGTGTCACAACGGAGAAATGGGCCGCCACCTCAAAGACAGGAAGGCGCCGTTCTCTGAGGAGGAAG CGCGGCACTTCATGCATCAGATCGTGAAGGGGATGCTGTATCTGCACACGCACGGCATCATGCACCGCGACCTCACCATGTCCAACCTGCTGCTGACCAGCAGCATGAACATTAAGATCGCCGACTTCGGCCTGGCCACGCAGCTCAAGCTCCCCACGGAGAAGCACTTCACCATGTGCGGCACGCCCAACTACATTTCCCCCGAGGTGGCCACGCGCAGCGCCCACGGCCTGGAGTGCGACGTGTGGTCGCTGGGCTGCATGTTCTACGCCTTCCTCACGGGCCGCCCCCCCTTCGACACGGACACCGTCAAGCACACCCTCAGCAAGGTGGTGCTGGGGGAGTACCACATGCCCGGCCACATGACGCCCGAGGCCCAGGACCTCATCCGGCAGATGCTGCAGAGGGACCCGGCGCAGAGGCCCAGCCTGTCCACCGTGCTGGACCACCCCTTCATGACCCAGAGCCTGCTGGCCCGCACCAAGGAGCTGGGCCTGGGCGACCCGGGCTCCATGGACAGCGGCATCGCCACCATCTCCACGgcgtgcacctcctcctccacgtcgggcggcagcggcggcagcaACCGCCTCCAGCTGAGGGTGCGGCGCGCCATGGGCTCCGCCCTGCCCAACCGCATGACGCCCAtccccacgccgccgccgccgcaccaccccggcggcggcggcagtggcTGTTACGAGGACGACGAGTCGTGGCTGGACCAGCGCTCGGAGGTGGCGCCCCGACCGGGCCGCGGCCGGGTGTTTGTCGGCGGGGACGACGGGCCGCCCCACTCACGGTACCTGCGGAGGGCTCACTCGTCGGACCGCGCCCCCTGCGCGGCGCCGGGCCGCAGCAGGGCGGAGCTGGAGCGCTGCCACTCGGAGGAGAACCTGAGGGCGGCCTTCCCCGCGACCTCCGCCCCCCAGGGCTTCACGGAGCACGCCAGGCTGCCCTCGCCGCCCATCAAGCAACCCGCCAG CTCTGGATGTTTGCGACCCAAGCAGAGCGGTAACCCACCAGGCAACCGGCAGCTCCAGGACTCGGGAGTGTACTCCAACTGGTTCAACAAAGAAG ggTCCGGCCTGCGGCCCGCAGACAGCAGCGCCCACAGCAGCGGCGGGAGCTTCCACAGCGGCAGGGAGCCACTGGGGGTCCACAACTCCTGGccggacccccaccaccaccaccaccaccaccagcagcagcagcagcagcgcgaGCGGCCGCTCAGCCCTCACTACCACCTCCAGCAGTCCTCCTACCCGCCCGACCCGGAGGACTACAGGGAGAACATCCCGGGGGCTCCGGAGTTCCAGCCCCCCGGCGGACGAGAGCCGAAGCCCACCCAGAGCCTGACCTCCACGGGGGGGCAGACCAGGGACAAGAAGACCCTGAGGGACGTCCTCCCCCCGCTGTGCGCTTCCAGACTCAAGCCCATCAGGCAGAAGACCAAGAACGCTgtg GTGAGCATCCTGGAGACGGGTGACGTGTGCTTGGAGCTCATCAAAGGTCAGGGCAGCCAGGAGCGGGTCAAGGATGTCCTGCGCATCTCCTGCGATGGTTCCATG GTCACCATATACCAGCCCAACGATGGGAAGGGCCTTCCGGTGTCGGACAgaccccccgctccccccgaAGACATCCTCATCTGTAGCTACGAGGACCTCCCAG AAAAGTACTGGAAAAAGTACCAGTACGCGTCCAAGTTTGTGCAGCTGGTGAAGTCCAAGACGCCCAAAGTGTCCCTCTATACCAAGTACGCCAAGTGCATGCTGATGGAGAACTCTCCCAGCGCCGACCTGGAGGTCTGCTTCTACGACG ggGCCAAGACCCACAAGACGTCGGAGCTGGTGCGCGTGGTGGAGCGGAGCGGCAAGGCGTGCACGGTGAAGGGCGAGGCGGGGCTGGGCGGCCTGAGCCCCGAGGGGCGCCGCTACGTGGAGCTGTCGGACGCGGGCCACGCCATGTGTCTGGCCCTGGAGGCCGCCGTCGCGGCCGAGGAGTCCCGCAGCCTCAGGAACACAGCCTACTTCCCCATCACCATCGGCAG GAGACCGGCCGACACTGACTCTGCACTCCAGCCCTCCCAGCCAACCCCGGCGGACGTGGCCTCCCCTCCAGCACCGCGGATCACcccttcg ATGATCTCCTACGACGGCTCTGACTTCACCTCCGCCAGCCTGTCTAAGAAGTGTTCCCCGCGGGGGCGGGACCCCGCCCACTGCGAGGGGAAGGTGCTCAAGTCGGTGTTTGTGCCCAACATTGGCTGGGCCTCGCAG CTGACGGGTGGAGAGGTGTGGGTGCAGTTCAACGACGGCTCCCAGCTGGTGGTGCAGGCCGGCGTCTCCTGCATCGCCTACACGTCACCGGAGGGACACTCCATCAG GTATAAGGAGAACGAGAGGCTCCCGGAGCACGTGAAGGAGAAGCTGCACTGTCTCTCCAACATCCTGGGGCTGCTGGCCAACCCGGCCATCCAGCGCCCCCACCAACCCCACTGA